A genomic segment from Candidatus Brocadia sinica JPN1 encodes:
- a CDS encoding SPASM domain-containing protein yields the protein MLINPLYLIKGIVGRTFYIIPQRPERIQIEITNRCNYTCGMCPRESFNLPEKDIPLALFQKIIDRIEFHYNITLTGWGEPLLHPALMDMIVYTKGKGHDVGVTTNGLLLASFVEKFIETLDKLTVSLDSIEDGNQVTDGHPSNKVVQKNIESLMKYRGGKTRPSVTIQITMHDKRQCLDTIRFAGEVGADRVYLVRLNNPLGNSDFKRPSLEEELEIYKEAEEIAKKYGLQVDNNYTAFDNGLLRLLYKRLRPIMYRFDKYCPKPYDYLYINIDGKATPCCDLPRYEVGNILKQSIDEIWHGENMHYFREHQNDVCGNCDALRLKHLN from the coding sequence CATAAAAGGTATTGTAGGTAGAACCTTTTATATCATCCCTCAACGACCGGAACGTATCCAGATCGAAATTACGAACCGCTGCAACTATACGTGTGGTATGTGTCCCCGCGAATCCTTTAACCTACCGGAAAAAGACATCCCACTCGCCCTTTTTCAGAAAATCATCGACAGGATTGAATTCCACTATAACATTACCCTTACCGGATGGGGGGAGCCTCTATTGCATCCGGCATTGATGGATATGATTGTTTATACAAAGGGGAAAGGACATGATGTAGGTGTAACAACCAACGGTTTGTTGTTGGCTTCATTTGTTGAAAAATTTATAGAAACATTAGACAAATTAACTGTTTCATTGGACAGTATAGAGGATGGCAACCAGGTCACAGATGGTCATCCATCCAATAAGGTTGTGCAAAAGAACATTGAATCCCTCATGAAATATCGGGGCGGTAAAACAAGGCCGTCCGTTACCATTCAAATAACCATGCATGACAAACGGCAGTGTCTGGATACCATTAGATTTGCCGGAGAAGTGGGAGCAGATCGCGTATATTTAGTGCGATTAAACAACCCTTTAGGTAATAGTGATTTTAAGAGACCCAGCTTGGAAGAAGAATTGGAGATTTATAAAGAGGCTGAAGAAATAGCAAAAAAATATGGATTACAGGTCGACAACAACTACACGGCCTTTGACAATGGTTTACTTCGGTTATTATACAAAAGACTACGTCCCATTATGTATCGTTTTGATAAATACTGCCCAAAACCCTATGACTATTTGTATATTAACATCGATGGCAAGGCAACCCCATGCTGCGATCTTCCCCGCTATGAGGTGGGTAACATATTAAAGCAAAGTATTGATGAAATCTGGCACGGTGAGAATATGCACTATTTCCGCGAACATCAGAATGATGTTTGTGGTAATTGCGATGCATTAAGGCTGAAGCACTTGAATTAA
- a CDS encoding nucleotidyl transferase AbiEii/AbiGii toxin family protein — translation MFKELIERIAISLEKEEIPYMIIGGQAVLYYGEPRFTKDIDITLGVDSDVLGKVLVLVNTLNLSVLVNDIEDFVKKTMVLPSQDVPSGIRVDFIFSHSDYERQAIERAKKVMFGETFVRFASLEDLVIHKIIAGRPRDIEDVSSILLKNPEYDYHYIADWLKKFDDSLSENFLETFKKLVAGM, via the coding sequence GTGTTTAAGGAACTTATTGAACGAATTGCTATAAGTTTGGAGAAGGAAGAGATTCCTTACATGATCATTGGAGGGCAGGCGGTTCTTTATTATGGTGAGCCGAGATTTACAAAAGATATAGATATAACTCTTGGTGTTGATTCTGACGTCCTCGGGAAAGTTCTGGTTCTTGTAAATACTCTGAACCTTAGCGTTCTGGTGAATGACATTGAGGATTTTGTGAAGAAAACAATGGTTTTACCATCCCAGGATGTTCCTTCAGGTATACGGGTTGATTTTATATTTTCGCATTCAGATTATGAAAGGCAGGCTATAGAAAGGGCAAAGAAGGTAATGTTTGGTGAAACCTTTGTAAGGTTTGCCTCTCTTGAGGATCTTGTTATTCATAAGATTATTGCTGGCAGGCCAAGAGATATAGAAGATGTTAGCTCAATTCTTTTAAAAAACCCTGAATATGATTACCATTATATTGCAGACTGGTTAAAAAAGTTTGATGATTCTCTCAGCGAAAACTTCTTGGAAACATTCAAGAAATTGGTCGCTGGTATGTAA